One genomic window of Mesoplodon densirostris isolate mMesDen1 chromosome 14, mMesDen1 primary haplotype, whole genome shotgun sequence includes the following:
- the OXER1 gene encoding LOW QUALITY PROTEIN: oxoeicosanoid receptor 1 (The sequence of the model RefSeq protein was modified relative to this genomic sequence to represent the inferred CDS: inserted 3 bases in 2 codons; deleted 3 bases in 2 codons), with protein MQPAEGDPGSVSWGFNEKLVRGRTWGELKVDLDETGPWVESALPPENLGLNPASPAPACRIIASIPSTDNGKGDPDFAERTSGPEGYPRCKQPLEFHNLSSPSPSLSPSSRPPFLPPSPSSSSPSAFTTALGSPGEASAPCHPASSPMVSALLAPYLSVEFVLGLVGNSLAFFICCFHARPWTSXLVSPVVADFLLIINRPLRVDYYFLHETWRFGATACKVKLFMIATNRPASTVSLAAISLDRSLKVVRPQHVLSRASVWAAARGAGGLWGGILILNGHLFLTTDSSHSCLSYQLGASPSASFHWHQALFLLEFFLPLXLFAIVNIMLTILRRGLDVQAGPRGAVCMLAAVVAIYAVCFLCSIIFSKASIVAFRLHACRALYICSQLFHGSLAFTYLNSALDPMLYCFSNPNFLCQGWALLGLTQGWQAASDESTYQPSAWCRVPSGNVVAAERL; from the exons ATGCAACCTGCAGAGGGAGATCCGGGCTCGGTTTCATGGGGCTTCAATGAGAAGTTGGTGAGGGGTCGCACGTGGGGGGAACTGAAGGTGGATCTGGACGAAACAGGTCCCTGGGTAGAGTCAGCGCTTCCTCCAGAAAACCTGGGTCTGAACCCTGCCTCCCCCGCCCCAGCCTGCCGGATCATTGCTTCGATCCCCTCCACTGACAACGGCAAAGGAGACCCCGACTTTGCTGAAAGGACTTCCGGCCCTGAGGGAT ATCCACGGTGCAAGCAGCCCCTGGAATTTCATAACCTgagctctccc tccccttccctctctccctcctcacgccctcccttcctccctccctctccctcctcctcctcgcccTCTGCCTTCACCACTGCCTTGGGGTCACCTGGAGAGGCCTCGGCTCCCTGCCACCCGGCCTCCTCCCCGATGGTGTCTGCCCTCCTGGCGCCATACCTGAGTGTGGAATTTGTCCTGGGCCTGGTGGGGAACAGCCTGGCTTTCTTCATCTGCTGCTTCCACGCGCGGCCCTGGACGT AGCTGGTCAGCCCGGTGGTGGCCGACTTTCTCCTGATCATCAACCGGCCTCTTCGCGTGGACTACTACTTCCTCCACGAGACCTGGCGCTTCGGGGCCACTGCCTGCAAAGTCAAGCTCTTCATGATCGCCACCAACCGCCCAGCGAGCACGGTCTCCCTCGCGGCCATCTCACTCGACCGCTCCCTGAAGGTGGTGCGGCCTCAGCATGTGCTGAGCAGGGCCTCCGTGTGGGCAGCCGCCCGGGGGGCCGGGGGACTCTGG GGGGGCATCCTGATCCTCAACGGGCACCTGTTCCTGACCACCGATTCCAGCCACTCCTGCCTCAGTTACCAGCTGGGCGCGAGCCCCTCGGCCTCATTCCACTGGCACCAGGCCCTGTTCCTGCTGGAATTCTTCCTGCCGCT CCTCTTTGCCATCGTGAACATCATGCTCACCATCCTGCGCCGAGGCCTGGACGTGCAGGCGGGCCCGCGGGGGGCCGTGTGCATGCTGGCCGCGGTCGTGGCCATCTACGCGGTCTGCTTCTTGTGCAGTATCATCTTCAGCAAAGCTTCCATCGTGGCCTTCCGCCTGCATGCCTGCCGCGCCCTGTACATCTGCTCGCAGCTCTTCCATGGCTCCCTGGCCTTCACCTACCTCAACAGTGCCCTGGACCCCATGCTCTACTGCTTTTCCAACCCCAACTTCCTCTGCCAGGGCTGGGCCCTGCTGGGCCTCACCCAGGGCTGGCAGGCCGCCAGCGACGAGAGCACCTACCAGCCCTCTGCCTGGTGCCGGGTGCCCTCTGGGAATGTGGTGGCCGCAGAGAGGCTGTAG